One genomic segment of Musa acuminata AAA Group cultivar baxijiao chromosome BXJ3-3, Cavendish_Baxijiao_AAA, whole genome shotgun sequence includes these proteins:
- the LOC135634255 gene encoding histone H2AX: protein MSSAAPAKGGRGKAKSSKSVSRSQKAGLQFPVGRIARFLKAGKYAERVGAGAPVYLAAVLEYLAAEVLELAGNAARDNKKNRIVPRHIQLAVRNDEELSKLLGAVTIASGGVLPNIHQTLLPSKAGKGKGDIGSASQEF from the exons ATGAGCTCCGCAGCGCCAGCGAAGGGTGGCCGAGGCAAGGCCAAGTCGTCGAAGTCCGTATCCCGATCGCAGAAGGCTGGCCTCCAGTTCCCTGTTGGCCGCATCGCCCGGTTCCTCAAGGCCGGCAAGTACGCCGAACGCGTCGGTGCCGGCGCCCCCGTCTACCTCGCCGCCGTCCTCGAGTACCTTGCCGCCGAG GTTTTGGAGTTGGCTGGGAATGCGGCGAGGGATAATAAGAAGAATAGGATCGTCCCGAGGCACATACAGCTTGCTGTGAGGAATGACGAGGAGTTGAGCAAGCTTTTGGGGGCTGTCACGATTGCTAGTGGTGGTGTCTTGCCCAATATCCATCAGACCCTACTGCCCAGTAAGGCGGGGAAAGGGAAGGGAGATATTGGATCTGCGTCACAAGAGTTTTAG